GATGATTTCTGGGTGAATGAAATCGGGTGCAGCGTTTCGCTCAATCCAATCAGTTATCGCTGGGAATTTGGCTATGAGCAAACCTTGATTACCCGAGAAATTAACTCCGGAAGATTCCAGTATGGGGATGAAGAATCTTTTCAAGAGTTTCTTAGCCAATGCGGAACATTTGATGTCCTGCAGCAGCTCCAGGAGGATTGGAAGAAGGAAAATCAAAAGCCACCTGATTCACCGCACCAACAAAAAAGGCCGGAACGTTACGTTCCGGCCTTCTTCTTTTTCAATTTGCTTAAATCAATCCAGCGGCTTTGAGTGTTTTGTACACACCATTTTTGTTGATAGTTTTGATTGCTTTGGTTGAGATAACCGCGGTTACCTTTTTGCCAAGTTCGGGTACGAAGAAAGTTTTCTTTTGCAGGTTAACAAATCGACGTTTCTTTCCGCCATGGTTAAATTGCGTCGCACGCGTACGGTTACTGTAGCGTCCGCCTACTTGAGATTTCTTTCCTGTCACCACACATTCCTTTGCCATATTGGTCGCCATGCTACCATAGGGGTACTTAATAGGCAATGATATGGGAGCAGATATACTTTTTCTTATAGCGATTTTAATTGTGTCGGTGGTTATTCATGAGGTGTCTCATGGGTTTGTTGCTAATTGGCTTGGGGATCCAACTGCGCGATTAGAAGGGCGACTTACGCTTAACCCGGTGAGTCACATCGATCCTATGGGTTCAATAGTCCTTCCCGCGATTCTGGCACTTTCTAGTTCGCCATTTCTTTTTGGATGGGCAAAGCCAGTACCGTATAATCCCTACAACTTACAGCGCGGAGGTAGGTGGGCTGAGGCGTTAGTTGCAGGCGCGGGTCCAGCAGCGAACGTACTCATTGCATTACTGTTTTCAGTACTCATTAGACTAGACGTATTACCTGCTGCTGCAGCGAGTCTTGCTGTGTCAATAGTGTTTCTCAATATACTTCTTGCACTATTTAATTTGCTCCCTATCCCACCACTTGATGGATCTAAGGTGTTTCCTCAGTTATTGCCGCCTAGTCTCGCCTTTCAATACCACCGTCTACGCATGGTTCTTGAGCAGAACCTCTTTCTTGGGTTTGGTGTGGTGATTGTGTTTATTTTGCTGTTCGGTTCGTGGTTGGCATCGCTAATCACTGTCATTACTCGATTTTTAATTGGCGCTTAGTATGTTTGAAAAAATAAAAGGGATGTTCAATGAACCTTCGGTGCAAGAAGAAGAGCCCCTTATTGTTGTTGACGAAAATACTGGAGAAATTCCTGTGGCGAGCTCACCGACGGGGGATAGTTTGAATGCTGTGCGAGAACGTATTGCAGCGTCACAAACTGCAGAGCTGCCCCAAACAATGAATCGAACAACACCAGAAGATGACCCAGTTGCTGCAGCTATGGCGAGTATTACAAATGACAATAGAGAGGCTGAGGTAAGCGGACCGATTGTTCCAGAAATTCCACCAAGTGAAACAACATTACCGAAGAATTTTGAGATGCATACTCCACCAGCTTCACCTCGACAACCAATACGCGTCCAGTCAGTTGAAGCAGAGCCTTTGGCAAGTGACAAGCCAAAAGAAGCTGGAGACCATGAGCACCTTGCAGCAATGGCTGGTATGCGTGAGGGGGCTGCACAAAATGTAGGTGTAGGAGCATCTCGGCTCAGTATTGATTTGGGTTCATTAGACGCACCATTGTCAATACCTACCAAAGAGACGATTGGCGCAAATGGTGCAGAACCAATAAAGGAAGAACTAACCATTAAAAAAGCAATAAAAGAAGAGGAATCAGTTAATCAACGAGGCACTTCTGAGATTGAAGCAACATTAGCTGCTATTAGAGGGGGAGGTGTCCATGAAAAAACTCCTGCGAACGAGAACATTCCTGACCTGCCAGTTGCAGAAGTTTCTACTGAAACGATAGAAACACCAATAGCAAAGAAAAATACACAAGTAACTTCAATATCTGTGGAAGAAGTTGCCCCTGTTGAGAGTAACGATGCAAAAAAACCAGTAGCAGAGGAAGCTGAAGAAGAGGTTGTGCTGAACCATCTTGAAACAAAACAAGAAGAAACTGCAAAGGCAGAGAGTTCACCAGCTGGCGGAGAAGAAGATAACCTCACTGTAATTGAAATACCAACAGCTGAGGAGACAACAACGATAGAATCGGGATTGCTACCACCTACAGAGCAAGAGGTAGATCGCATATTAGGGGAGGCACAAGAGGAAATTGATGATAAAAGAAAAGAGGAAATCAAAGAAGCGTTAGCACTCTATATAGCAAGCGATATTAAGCTAAGAGAGCTTTTAGATGGCGTGGTAACAGAGGATAAAAGACCATTGATTGAAATAGTAAAAGGAGCTGGCCATGCATCGGCACAAAAACAAGGACTTGCGAAGGCACTTAATCAAATGCGAAAAGCTGCTTAAACACTAAAGAGCTGTTGCATTTAAGAGGTCAGCGTAGTATATTTTGCGCACTGCCTATTCGGGCGGCTTTCAATATATGTCAACAATTAACCAATTGGTTCGAAAGAAACGAAAAAGTGTTGCTCGAAAGAGCAAGACTGTGGCTCTTCGACGTGGGTTTAACAGTTTGAAAAATAAGCCATCTCGATACGCGTCTCCATTCAAGCGAGGAGTGTGTACTAAGGTAACAACAAAAACTCCACGTAAGCCAAACTCAGCTATTCGTAAAATTGCTCGTGTACGTCTTACAAACGGAATGGAAGTTACTGCATACATCCCTGGTGAAGGACACAACCTACAAGAACACTCCGTAGTAATGATTCGTGGTGGTCGTGTGAAGGATATTGGTGTACGGTACACCGTTGTTCGTGGGCGACTTGATGCCGAAGGTGTTGGAAAGCGACGAAGCGGACGATCAAAGTACGGTAATAAGAAACCGAGAGACAACGAATAATATATGCGACGACCACTAAAGAAAAAGCACGTTATTGTAGAGGACTCTGTATATGGGTCAGTTAAAGTAACCAAGCTCATTAACTACATTATGGAGCGAGGGAAGAAGGATACTGCACGAAAGATTGTGTACTCAGCCTTTGAAGAACTAAAAGGAAAGGACGGGAAAGAAGATCCGATAGCACTTTTTGAGACTGCTATTAAAAACGTTGCACCACTTATGGAAGTGCGCTCACGCAGGGTTGGTGGTGCAAACTACCAGGTTCCACGCGAAGTTCGTCCAGAGCGACGTCTTGCACTTGCACTTCGATGGATTGTGGAAGCAGCTCGCGCAGGAAAAGGAAACGATATGTACCAACGTCTTGCTGATGAAATCCGCAAAGCTGCTACTGAAGAAGGAGAAGCAGTGAAGAAGCGTGAAAACACACACAAGATGGCAGATGCTAACAAGGCTTTTGCTCACTTTGCTTGGTAGCATCTCTCTATTCTCGGCACATTGCTTTGTCGAAAGCCCAAAAGTTTTATTTACCGTATGCTCGATACGGCTCACAAAACTTTTGGGCTTTCTTCGTGCACTGCACTCAAGAATAGCAAGATGCACTGTATCATTTTATTTTTCACGCGCGCCTTGTATTGCATTTCATTTGAGAAACTTTTTACTTACATCTACTAGAGGAGATCAAAATTAGAGTCCACCAAAAACAAAAACATCCAATTAATCGGATGTTTCTAAGGACTTGTCTATTTTTTTGTGATACATTGTTCGCAGTTGTATAGAATTCCAATGAAAGGAAGGGAAATATGTTCGGAAGAAAGCAGCAAAAGGTTTCCGAAGTACCCAATGTTTGGGGAGGGTATATTTCTATGTTTCGTCCTGAAATCATGGAAGTTGCTTCGCAAATGAGCAGAAAGCTTTACCCACGAATCAAACAAGGGTTTAGTATTCAAACTCGATACATCTCCTGGAATGGCAAAGTGGAGCTTTACATCGGAGATGAAGTACTTGCGCGTGTCGTTGTGGAGGGAGAATGCAGCACTCCATCTACAATGATCGTAGAGACCAATCTGTCTTCAGAATACGAGGCCTTATTTCGTGAAGCAATGAGATTTCGGGGACCGAAACTTGTATTCTGTCTGAAGAAAAGATTGGATGAGCTGTCCTGAAAAGAGGCGACACTTCGGTGTCGCCTCTTCACTTTTAGTTCATTTTAAGGTACTCTTGTGCCACGCCGTTTTTGGGCGTTTTTATTTTATTGTAGATTTCTACAACGTATACAACTATTAATTATTTAACTTATAAAGTATGGCTCGTAAACTTCCACTAGATAAACTCCGAAACTTCGGAATCGTTGCTCACGTTGACGCTGGTAAAACAACAACCAGTGAGCGTGTTCTCTTTTACACAGGAATGAGCCACAAGATTGGTGAAGTGCACGATGGAGAGACGGTCACTGACTGGATGGAGCAAGAACGAGAACGTGGTATCACTATTACTGCAGCCGCTATTTCATGTGACTGGCAGCCTACCTACGACAGAGAAGACGAAAGCAAGAAGCACGCATTTAACATCATCGACACTCCAGGTCACATCGACTTCACCGCAGAAGTAAAGCGTTCTATGCGCGTGCTCGACGGAGCAGTTGTTGTGTTCGATGCTGTTGCCGGAGTTGAACCACAGTCAGAAACAAACTGGCGATATGCTGAGGAAGCAAACGTGCCACGTATTTGTTTTATTAACAAACTAGACCGAACAGGCGCTTCATTCGAACGTTCATACCAGAGTGTTCTCGACAGACTTTCAAATAAGGCAATTCGTGCACAGCTCCCTATTGGAGAAGAAGAAAACCACGAAGGGGTTGTCGACCTCCTTTCAATGAAATCATTCCGTTTCGAAGGGAACATGGGCATGGACATCATAGAAGGAGACGTGCCAGAAAATATGGTTGCAGATGCTGAAAAGTATCGAGGCGAATTAATCGAAAAAATTGTTGAGCAAGACGAGGAAGCGATGAACGCATACCTTGAAGGTAACGAACCATCGTACGAAGAACTGAAAGCATTGCTCCGTAAGGCAGTTATCGCAAACGAAGTATTTCTTGTGTACTGTGGGTCAGCTTTGAAGAATAAAGGAGTACAATTGGTACTTGATGCCGTTGTCGACTACCTCCCGTCACCACTTGATCTTCCTCCAGTAACTGGAACAGACCCAAAAACAGGAGAAGAGGTAAGCCGAGCACCAAGTGATGAAGAACCGCTTGCTGCGCTGGCTTTCAAGCTACAAACAGACCCGTTCGTCGGGCAACTTACATTCTTCCGAGTGTATTCAGGAGTATTTAAATCTGGTTCATACGTATATAACGCATCAACTGGAAGCAAGGAGCGTGTGGGACGTATTGTGCGTCTTCAGGCTGACAAGCGAGAAGAAGTTGAAGAAGTATACACGGGAGAAATTGCAGCCGCTGTTGGTCTAAAGGACACAAAAACAAGCCATACACTCTGTGATGAGGCGAATCCTATTGTTCTTGAAGAAATGACATTCCCAGAACCTGTGGTTGCCGCAAGAATTGAACCAAAGACGAAACAAGACCAAGAGAAGATGGGTATTGCCCTTAACAAACTCTCAGATGAAGACCCGACTTTTAAAGTGTCGACTGACACAGAAACAATGGAAACAATTATTGCTGGAATGGGTGAGCTTCACCTAGAAATTCTTGTAGACCGTATGAAGCGAGAATTCAACGTTGAAGCAGATCTTGGTAAGCCACAGGTTGCTTACCGAGAAACAATCCAGGGAACAAACGAAGCAGAAGTGAAATACATCAAGCAAACTGGTGGTCGCGGACAGTACGGACACGTTAAGTTGCGCATCAAGCCA
This genomic stretch from Candidatus Kaiserbacteria bacterium harbors:
- the rpmB gene encoding 50S ribosomal protein L28, which encodes MAKECVVTGKKSQVGGRYSNRTRATQFNHGGKKRRFVNLQKKTFFVPELGKKVTAVISTKAIKTINKNGVYKTLKAAGLI
- a CDS encoding site-2 protease family protein, producing the protein MGADILFLIAILIVSVVIHEVSHGFVANWLGDPTARLEGRLTLNPVSHIDPMGSIVLPAILALSSSPFLFGWAKPVPYNPYNLQRGGRWAEALVAGAGPAANVLIALLFSVLIRLDVLPAAAASLAVSIVFLNILLALFNLLPIPPLDGSKVFPQLLPPSLAFQYHRLRMVLEQNLFLGFGVVIVFILLFGSWLASLITVITRFLIGA
- the rpsL gene encoding 30S ribosomal protein S12, whose product is MSTINQLVRKKRKSVARKSKTVALRRGFNSLKNKPSRYASPFKRGVCTKVTTKTPRKPNSAIRKIARVRLTNGMEVTAYIPGEGHNLQEHSVVMIRGGRVKDIGVRYTVVRGRLDAEGVGKRRSGRSKYGNKKPRDNE
- the rpsG gene encoding 30S ribosomal protein S7, whose translation is MRRPLKKKHVIVEDSVYGSVKVTKLINYIMERGKKDTARKIVYSAFEELKGKDGKEDPIALFETAIKNVAPLMEVRSRRVGGANYQVPREVRPERRLALALRWIVEAARAGKGNDMYQRLADEIRKAATEEGEAVKKRENTHKMADANKAFAHFAW
- the fusA gene encoding elongation factor G, with product MARKLPLDKLRNFGIVAHVDAGKTTTSERVLFYTGMSHKIGEVHDGETVTDWMEQERERGITITAAAISCDWQPTYDREDESKKHAFNIIDTPGHIDFTAEVKRSMRVLDGAVVVFDAVAGVEPQSETNWRYAEEANVPRICFINKLDRTGASFERSYQSVLDRLSNKAIRAQLPIGEEENHEGVVDLLSMKSFRFEGNMGMDIIEGDVPENMVADAEKYRGELIEKIVEQDEEAMNAYLEGNEPSYEELKALLRKAVIANEVFLVYCGSALKNKGVQLVLDAVVDYLPSPLDLPPVTGTDPKTGEEVSRAPSDEEPLAALAFKLQTDPFVGQLTFFRVYSGVFKSGSYVYNASTGSKERVGRIVRLQADKREEVEEVYTGEIAAAVGLKDTKTSHTLCDEANPIVLEEMTFPEPVVAARIEPKTKQDQEKMGIALNKLSDEDPTFKVSTDTETMETIIAGMGELHLEILVDRMKREFNVEADLGKPQVAYRETIQGTNEAEVKYIKQTGGRGQYGHVKLRIKPLEAVDPEAKVPKNIDREDHFEFVNNIKGGVIPSEYIPAIKKGIKEAMERGIVAGYAMVDISIDLFDGSFHDVDSSEIAFKIAASQAFQEVAKGAQPVLLEPIMKVEVTTPEQFMGDVNGNLNSMRGQVEGMDDRGNAKVITAKVPLSEMFGYTTTLRSMTEGRANATMEFSHYAVVPHNVAEEIKTARS